In Deltaproteobacteria bacterium, a single genomic region encodes these proteins:
- a CDS encoding 30S ribosomal protein S3: PLHTLRADIDYGFAQARTTYGIIGVKVWIYKGEVLPQAPSAPAINE, translated from the coding sequence CCCCTCCACACCCTCCGCGCCGACATCGACTACGGTTTCGCGCAGGCGCGCACCACGTACGGCATCATCGGCGTGAAGGTCTGGATCTACAAGGGGGAGGTGCTGCCGCAGGCGCCCTCCGCCCCGGCCATCAACGAATAG
- the rplP gene encoding 50S ribosomal protein L16 produces the protein MLAPKRVKFRKTMKGRRRGAAQAGNTLNFGDYGVKATTAGWITSRQIEAARVAMTRFVKRGGKIWIRIFPDKPITKKPAETRMGKGKGAPEEWVCVVRPGRVLYEIEGVDEATAREAFRLADHKLPIRTKFLSREA, from the coding sequence ATGCTCGCCCCCAAGAGGGTCAAGTTCCGCAAGACGATGAAGGGCCGCCGCCGCGGTGCGGCGCAGGCCGGGAACACGCTGAACTTCGGGGATTACGGCGTGAAGGCCACCACCGCCGGGTGGATCACCTCCCGCCAGATCGAGGCCGCCCGCGTCGCCATGACGCGATTCGTGAAGCGGGGTGGAAAGATCTGGATCCGCATCTTCCCGGACAAGCCGATCACCAAGAAGCCGGCCGAGACCCGCATGGGGAAGGGGAAGGGGGCGCCGGAGGAGTGGGTATGCGTCGTCCGCCCCGGCCGGGTCCTCTACGAGATCGAGGGGGTGGACGAGGCGACCGCGCGCGAGGCGTTCCGCCTGGCGGACCACAAGCTCCCGATCCGGACGAAATTCCTGTCGAGAGAGGCGTAA